One genomic window of Blastocatellia bacterium includes the following:
- the cheB gene encoding chemotaxis-specific protein-glutamate methyltransferase CheB, producing MHRLLIVDDSPYYRMRFAKIFARSEALMVAGVADDGDVAIRRIIELKPDIVLLDLMMPRLDGFGVLRWAMAHQPLPIVVCSSFSDRERVFKALELGAVDFLLKPSPRASQQTSALETQIVRCVEEVAGAKPATVSIISKDAKAAVLAAEREARTAEVELICMAASTGGPSAIQKLMAELPRSLRVPILIVQHMPVGFTQPFAERLNALSHYTVREAGDGEPLRRHHAYIAPAGRHATVASDGESRVIRIEATAEDAMADTFHLPSADAVFESAAAAMGDRLLAVVLTGMGDDGARGAEAVRAAGGHVLAESNESAVVFGMPRAVIERGAANAMLPLAAMPQVLLAYAEKE from the coding sequence ATGCACCGCCTGCTCATCGTTGACGATTCGCCGTATTACCGCATGCGTTTTGCGAAGATCTTCGCGCGCTCGGAAGCGTTGATGGTGGCGGGCGTGGCTGACGATGGCGACGTGGCGATACGGCGGATCATCGAGCTGAAGCCTGACATCGTGCTGCTCGACCTGATGATGCCGCGACTGGACGGCTTCGGCGTGCTGCGCTGGGCGATGGCGCATCAGCCCTTGCCCATCGTCGTGTGTAGCTCGTTCAGTGATCGCGAGCGCGTCTTCAAGGCGCTAGAGCTGGGCGCGGTTGATTTCTTGTTGAAGCCGTCGCCGCGCGCTTCGCAACAGACTTCGGCGCTTGAAACCCAGATCGTCCGCTGCGTTGAGGAGGTGGCGGGCGCAAAGCCGGCGACGGTTTCGATCATCAGCAAAGACGCCAAGGCCGCCGTGCTTGCCGCCGAGCGTGAAGCGCGCACCGCCGAGGTCGAGTTGATCTGCATGGCTGCCTCGACCGGTGGGCCGTCGGCGATTCAGAAACTCATGGCCGAGCTGCCCCGGTCGCTGCGTGTGCCGATCCTCATCGTGCAGCATATGCCTGTGGGGTTCACGCAACCTTTCGCCGAGCGCCTGAACGCGCTGTCGCATTACACCGTGCGCGAGGCGGGTGATGGCGAGCCGCTGCGCCGCCACCATGCTTATATCGCGCCGGCAGGCCGTCATGCGACGGTCGCAAGCGACGGCGAGAGCCGGGTGATCCGCATCGAGGCAACCGCCGAGGACGCCATGGCAGATACCTTTCACTTGCCGTCGGCTGACGCGGTCTTCGAGTCGGCGGCAGCGGCTATGGGGGATCGCTTGCTGGCGGTTGTGCTGACCGGAATGGGCGATGACGGCGCTCGCGGCGCGGAGGCGGTGCGCGCTGCCGGCGGTCATGTGCTGGCCGAGTCGAACGAATCGGCGGTGGTCTTCGGCATGCCGCGCGCCGTTATCGAGCGCGGCGCGGCCAACGCCATGCTGCCGCTCGCCGCCATGCCACAAGTGCTGCTGGCTTATGCGGAGAAGGAGTGA
- a CDS encoding bi-domain-containing oxidoreductase, which translates to MKQVVQNYRTGELKVEELPPPALRPGGVLVRTAYSLISAGTERTTVETAQSSLVGKAKERPDLVRQVFDTFKREGLRSTYEKVVSKLNQMKPLGYSASGVVIGVGRDVTEFQVGDRVACAGGGYASHAEVIFVPKNLCAKLPEGATLEAASYSTVGAIALQGVRQSDTRLGEAVAVIGLGLVGQLTVQILKAAGCLVIGIDIDPAACELAKRSGADVVARDEAAARAACLGLTDGHGADCVLVTAGTKSNDPVRLAGELARDRARVVVVGLVGMDVPRHIYYNKELELRLSRSYGPGRYDPAYEEKGNDYPIGYVRWTEKRNLEAFLRLVAEGRVNTGLLTTHRFDVARASAAYELILNRKERCCGVVLQYPDADKPPVVGASGAAVKAASDELGVSFIGAGNFARGVLLPIIKRAEKVRLMTVATATGLSAKNTGAQFGFAAATTDYQEVLDDTGSPVVFIATRHDSHAGLVAEALRRGKAVFVEKPLATTLEGLREVVRAARESDGLLMVGFNRRFAPLAREVKAKYAARTAPMTIIYRVNAGQVPPEHWTHDQSEGGGRIIGEVCHFVDFVSYLTDALPASVCAAAVPAQQRAGYLDDSTVVSMTMTDGSIASIIYTASGDPTVPKEQVEVFCERAVAAIDDFKSGTFVAERKRVKLGGGAQDKGHAAEIAAFFEAARGRATAPITLDSLVATTMATFAIVEAAKSGNRMAVDVNQLIVKNEPMSV; encoded by the coding sequence ATGAAACAGGTCGTCCAGAATTACCGCACAGGTGAGTTGAAGGTCGAAGAGCTGCCGCCGCCAGCGCTTAGACCGGGCGGCGTTCTGGTGCGCACGGCTTACTCTTTGATCAGCGCCGGCACCGAGCGCACCACTGTTGAGACGGCGCAAAGCTCACTCGTCGGCAAGGCCAAGGAACGCCCGGACCTCGTTCGCCAGGTGTTCGATACCTTCAAGCGCGAAGGCTTGCGCTCGACCTACGAGAAGGTGGTTTCGAAGCTCAACCAGATGAAGCCGCTCGGCTACAGCGCCTCAGGCGTGGTGATCGGCGTCGGGCGCGACGTGACCGAGTTCCAGGTCGGCGACCGCGTCGCCTGCGCCGGCGGCGGTTATGCATCACACGCCGAAGTCATCTTCGTCCCGAAAAATCTCTGCGCCAAACTGCCTGAAGGCGCGACGCTCGAAGCGGCGAGCTATTCGACCGTCGGCGCAATTGCCCTGCAAGGCGTTCGCCAGTCCGACACGCGGCTCGGCGAAGCCGTCGCCGTCATCGGCCTCGGGCTGGTCGGCCAGCTCACTGTGCAAATCCTGAAAGCCGCCGGCTGCCTGGTGATCGGCATTGACATTGACCCCGCGGCTTGCGAGCTGGCGAAGCGGTCAGGGGCCGATGTGGTTGCCAGGGATGAAGCGGCGGCGCGCGCCGCGTGTTTAGGATTGACCGACGGGCACGGCGCGGATTGCGTGCTGGTGACGGCGGGGACGAAGTCGAACGACCCTGTGCGGCTGGCGGGCGAGCTGGCGCGCGACCGCGCCCGCGTCGTCGTCGTCGGCCTCGTCGGCATGGATGTGCCGCGCCACATCTACTACAACAAAGAGCTTGAGCTGCGCCTGTCGCGCTCGTACGGGCCGGGGCGCTATGACCCGGCGTACGAAGAGAAGGGCAATGATTACCCCATCGGCTATGTGCGCTGGACAGAGAAGCGCAACCTCGAAGCCTTCTTGCGGCTGGTCGCGGAAGGCCGCGTCAACACCGGCTTACTGACGACGCACCGCTTCGACGTGGCGCGTGCCAGCGCCGCTTACGAGCTGATTCTCAACCGCAAAGAGCGCTGCTGCGGCGTCGTGCTGCAATACCCCGACGCCGACAAGCCGCCGGTCGTCGGTGCGTCGGGCGCCGCGGTCAAAGCGGCAAGTGACGAGCTAGGCGTGAGCTTCATTGGCGCTGGCAATTTCGCGCGCGGCGTCTTGCTGCCGATCATCAAGCGCGCTGAAAAAGTGAGGCTGATGACCGTGGCGACAGCGACCGGTTTGAGCGCCAAGAATACCGGCGCGCAGTTCGGCTTCGCCGCCGCGACGACCGATTATCAGGAAGTTTTAGACGACACGGGCTCGCCGGTTGTCTTCATCGCCACGCGGCATGATTCGCACGCCGGGCTTGTGGCGGAAGCCTTGCGGCGCGGCAAAGCGGTCTTCGTCGAAAAGCCACTGGCGACAACCCTGGAAGGCTTACGCGAAGTCGTGCGCGCCGCCCGCGAAAGCGATGGCCTGTTGATGGTTGGATTCAACCGCCGCTTTGCGCCGCTGGCCCGCGAGGTCAAAGCGAAGTATGCGGCCCGCACCGCGCCGATGACGATCATCTATCGCGTCAACGCCGGCCAGGTGCCGCCAGAGCACTGGACGCACGATCAGAGCGAAGGCGGCGGGCGGATTATCGGCGAGGTCTGCCACTTCGTTGATTTTGTAAGCTATCTTACCGACGCGCTGCCGGCGAGCGTTTGCGCCGCCGCCGTCCCCGCACAACAGCGCGCCGGTTATCTCGATGACAGCACCGTCGTATCAATGACGATGACCGATGGCTCTATCGCTTCGATCATCTACACAGCGAGCGGCGACCCGACAGTGCCGAAAGAGCAGGTCGAGGTGTTTTGCGAGCGCGCCGTCGCCGCGATTGACGACTTTAAGAGCGGCACCTTCGTCGCGGAGCGCAAGCGCGTCAAGCTCGGCGGCGGCGCGCAGGACAAAGGCCACGCCGCAGAGATCGCGGCATTTTTTGAGGCGGCGCGCGGTCGCGCCACTGCGCCGATCACTCTGGACTCGCTCGTGGCGACGACGATGGCGACGTTTGCCATCGTTGAAGCGGCAAAGTCGGGCAACCGCATGGCCGTCGATGTGAATCAATTAATCGTCAAGAATGAACCCATGAGCGTTTGA
- a CDS encoding outer membrane beta-barrel protein — MKKSLCSIALMCLFALALNASADAQTDPPKYEAGGQAYLLRVVPLNDFNGLHSNLIGGFGGRFTYNLTRVIGLEAEVNRFPKREDAFGLGKKTQALFGLKAGIRHNWVGVFAKLRPGITHFSEESFYCPDGASSCGLHSNNLFTLDVGGVVEFYPSRRWLTRIDVGDTMVHVADRQVILTPSTGPVIQFTNAGGTTHNLQVGVGIGFRF; from the coding sequence ATGAAAAAATCTCTCTGCTCTATTGCCTTGATGTGTCTCTTCGCGCTCGCCCTCAATGCATCGGCTGACGCGCAAACCGACCCGCCGAAGTATGAAGCGGGCGGGCAGGCTTACCTGCTTCGGGTCGTGCCGCTGAATGATTTTAACGGCCTTCACAGCAACCTGATCGGCGGCTTCGGCGGTCGTTTTACTTATAACCTGACCAGGGTGATTGGTCTTGAGGCGGAAGTGAATCGCTTTCCGAAAAGGGAAGACGCCTTTGGCCTCGGCAAGAAGACGCAAGCCTTATTCGGCCTCAAGGCCGGCATCCGGCACAATTGGGTCGGGGTTTTTGCGAAGCTGCGCCCCGGCATCACGCACTTCAGCGAAGAATCTTTTTACTGCCCGGACGGGGCGTCGAGTTGCGGTCTGCACAGTAATAATCTTTTTACACTCGATGTCGGCGGTGTCGTTGAGTTTTACCCTTCGCGTCGCTGGCTGACGCGCATTGATGTCGGCGACACAATGGTTCACGTTGCGGATCGGCAGGTCATCTTAACGCCTTCGACAGGGCCGGTCATTCAATTCACCAACGCCGGCGGCACGACGCACAATCTTCAGGTCGGTGTCGGCATCGGCTTCCGCTTCTGA
- a CDS encoding protein-disulfide reductase DsbD domain-containing protein, with protein sequence MRLRMIFLSVVFLLAAALTTQAQTSASVIKVRPEHSSYKVKAGAATPLALIVEINDGYHINSNRPADKNLIATALKFDRLAGLSVSPVSYPRAKMQKFEFSPKPLSVYEGKAVFKTTARALAQLAAGAQTLKGKLTVQACNNQVCLRPQTVDVAIPLEVVK encoded by the coding sequence GTGCGATTGCGAATGATCTTTCTTTCGGTTGTTTTTTTATTGGCTGCGGCGCTGACGACGCAGGCGCAGACCTCTGCGTCGGTCATCAAAGTTCGGCCCGAGCATTCAAGCTACAAGGTGAAAGCCGGTGCGGCGACGCCGTTGGCGCTGATCGTCGAGATTAACGACGGCTATCACATTAATTCGAATCGCCCGGCGGATAAGAACTTGATCGCCACGGCGCTGAAGTTTGACCGGCTGGCCGGACTCAGTGTCTCGCCGGTCAGTTACCCGCGGGCAAAGATGCAGAAGTTCGAGTTCTCGCCCAAACCGCTGTCGGTTTACGAAGGCAAGGCGGTCTTCAAGACGACGGCGCGGGCGCTCGCCCAACTCGCCGCCGGCGCGCAGACGCTCAAGGGCAAGCTGACCGTGCAGGCGTGCAATAATCAGGTCTGCCTGCGCCCGCAGACCGTTGACGTCGCGATCCCGCTCGAAGTCGTCAAATGA
- a CDS encoding sugar transferase: MSERAFTVVEQAIKARPVRRGALWSALPLVALVLIDLVISLTVFVAAYKLHHNAPVLIWKHKRSVLPIGVWPNFEPYFTLMLFVPFVKLYALRRYGLYKLRGEFSFSGDLIKIFNAVTLAFLILVLIAFLFRQGFAFEGGHIKLLDFTYSRMFFIYDWLLSLGAFWATRSLLRVWQILARTSESNLIPTIVVGSGEMAQVCIAEISEKPRLGYKLVGTVTARNSEDTGSVRKYGARVLGAFDDLPSLVKRYNIEEVLITDPRIHPRKMFEVLMECGRDHHIKYRVVPNLYDCLPGKTEIETIGSLPMVKLYEEPLRGWLRAVKRGLDVIVALALLIITLPLWIALAILIKLESKGPIFLRQERVGMDGKMILMMKFRSMHDGTDDQTHRELMARMINGEDANQGTADAPIYGKVKDDPRLTQIGGWMRRYSIDELPQILNVLKGEMSIVGPRPPLPYEVKHYQDWHRTRFHVKPGITGLWQVSGRNRLHFEEMVRLDIFYIENWSPWLDLKIMLKTLPVMLKGDNTY; the protein is encoded by the coding sequence ATGTCAGAACGTGCCTTCACTGTTGTCGAACAAGCCATTAAAGCGCGCCCCGTGCGGCGGGGCGCACTCTGGTCGGCGCTGCCGCTGGTGGCGCTGGTGCTGATTGATCTGGTGATCTCGCTGACGGTCTTCGTGGCCGCCTACAAGCTGCACCACAACGCGCCGGTGCTGATCTGGAAGCACAAGCGCTCAGTCCTTCCCATCGGCGTCTGGCCGAATTTCGAGCCCTACTTCACGCTGATGCTCTTCGTGCCGTTTGTGAAGCTGTACGCGCTCAGGCGCTACGGGCTCTATAAACTGCGCGGCGAATTTTCGTTCTCCGGCGACCTCATCAAAATCTTCAACGCCGTGACGCTCGCCTTTCTGATTCTGGTGCTGATCGCCTTCCTCTTCCGCCAGGGCTTCGCCTTCGAAGGCGGCCACATCAAGCTGCTCGACTTCACCTATTCGCGCATGTTCTTCATCTACGACTGGCTGCTGTCGCTGGGAGCGTTCTGGGCGACGCGCTCGCTGTTGCGGGTCTGGCAGATCCTGGCGCGCACGAGCGAGAGCAACCTGATCCCGACGATTGTGGTTGGCAGCGGCGAGATGGCGCAGGTCTGCATTGCGGAGATTTCAGAGAAGCCGCGGCTCGGTTACAAGCTGGTCGGCACGGTGACGGCGCGCAACAGCGAGGATACGGGCTCGGTTCGCAAGTATGGCGCGCGCGTGCTTGGCGCGTTTGACGATCTGCCGTCGCTGGTCAAGCGTTATAACATCGAAGAAGTGCTGATTACCGATCCGCGCATCCACCCGCGCAAGATGTTCGAAGTGCTGATGGAATGCGGGCGCGACCATCACATTAAGTATCGCGTCGTTCCCAACCTCTACGATTGCCTGCCGGGCAAGACCGAGATCGAAACCATCGGCTCGCTGCCGATGGTCAAGCTCTACGAGGAGCCGCTGCGCGGCTGGCTGCGTGCCGTCAAGCGCGGCCTCGATGTGATCGTGGCGCTCGCCCTGCTCATCATCACCTTACCGCTGTGGATCGCCCTGGCCATCCTCATCAAGCTGGAGTCGAAAGGCCCGATCTTCCTGCGCCAGGAGCGCGTCGGCATGGATGGCAAGATGATCTTGATGATGAAGTTTCGCTCGATGCACGACGGCACGGATGACCAGACGCACCGCGAGCTGATGGCGCGCATGATCAACGGCGAAGACGCAAACCAGGGGACCGCGGACGCGCCAATCTACGGCAAGGTCAAAGACGACCCGCGGCTGACGCAGATTGGCGGTTGGATGCGGCGTTATTCGATTGACGAGCTGCCGCAAATCCTCAACGTCCTGAAAGGCGAGATGAGCATCGTCGGCCCGCGCCCGCCGCTGCCTTATGAAGTCAAGCACTATCAGGACTGGCACCGCACGCGCTTTCACGTCAAGCCGGGGATCACTGGCCTGTGGCAAGTGAGCGGGCGCAATCGCCTGCACTTTGAAGAGATGGTGCGGCTGGACATCTTCTACATCGAGAACTGGTCGCCGTGGCTCGACCTGAAGATCATGCTCAAGACCCTGCCGGTGATGCTCAAAGGCGACAATACATACTAG
- the recR gene encoding recombination mediator RecR produces the protein MLDYAEPVTKLIDELKRLPGVGHKSAQRLAFYILRADREEANRLIEAIIEVKEKIILCSTCNNITDVDPCRYCASPTRDRRVLLVVEEPYNLVTIEKTREYKGLYHVLHGALSPIRGIGPDDLKIKNLLERLRSGEVEELILATNPNTEGEATANYLSKLMRPLGLRITRIAMGVPVGSDLEYADEVTMHKALANRHEM, from the coding sequence ATGCTCGATTACGCAGAACCGGTTACGAAACTGATTGACGAGTTGAAGCGACTGCCCGGCGTCGGTCACAAGTCCGCCCAGCGGCTGGCGTTTTACATCTTGCGGGCCGACCGCGAAGAGGCCAACCGATTGATCGAGGCCATTATCGAAGTCAAAGAAAAGATCATTCTCTGCTCGACGTGCAACAACATCACCGACGTCGACCCGTGCCGCTATTGCGCCAGCCCGACGCGCGACCGCCGCGTGCTGCTGGTCGTCGAAGAGCCTTATAATCTAGTGACGATTGAGAAGACGCGCGAGTACAAGGGGCTGTATCACGTCCTGCACGGCGCGCTGTCGCCGATTCGCGGCATCGGCCCGGACGATTTGAAGATCAAGAACCTGCTTGAACGATTGCGCTCAGGCGAAGTCGAAGAGCTTATCCTGGCGACCAATCCGAACACCGAAGGCGAGGCGACGGCGAATTACCTGTCAAAGCTGATGCGCCCGCTCGGCCTGCGGATCACGCGCATCGCCATGGGCGTCCCCGTCGGCTCTGACCTCGAATATGCCGACGAAGTGACCATGCACAAGGCGCTAGCCAACCGACACGAGATGTAG
- a CDS encoding YbaB/EbfC family nucleoid-associated protein, with protein MKLPGGFDIQEMMKQAQQMQDDMQREMAKLRVEASAGGGVIHVAMNGAKELIDLKIDPEAVKSGDVEMLQDLILAAVNEASRKADEAMKGKLGSKLGGMGLPDGML; from the coding sequence ATGAAACTTCCGGGCGGGTTCGACATTCAAGAGATGATGAAGCAGGCGCAGCAGATGCAGGATGATATGCAGCGCGAGATGGCCAAGCTGCGCGTCGAGGCGAGCGCCGGCGGCGGCGTCATCCACGTCGCCATGAACGGCGCGAAGGAACTAATTGATCTGAAGATCGATCCTGAAGCCGTCAAAAGCGGCGACGTCGAGATGTTGCAAGACCTGATTCTTGCCGCTGTCAACGAAGCCTCGCGCAAGGCCGACGAGGCGATGAAAGGCAAGCTCGGCTCGAAGCTCGGCGGCATGGGTCTGCCCGACGGGATGCTGTGA
- the dnaX gene encoding DNA polymerase III subunit gamma/tau has translation MPESQVIARQFRPQSFTEVVGQEAITRTLSNAISSGRLHHAYLFTGARGVGKTTTARIFAKALNCIKGVTTEPCGVCASCTEIAASASMDVLEIDAASNTGVENVRDVIINTVSISPARDRYKIFIIDEVHMLSTSAFNALLKTLEEPPPHVVFIMATTELQKVPETILSRCQVFEFRTITLKKIGEQLRQIADQLGVKISDAALAAIARAGEGSMRDAESALDQVISFSGMTVADEDVSAALGLVDLETLNRTIRAIGEQDAATILRIVDEVVTRGYDLRTFCREMIVQLRALLVIKVAGFDAELVQVPASEGEAMVRLADMFSEQDIVRFFSILTKTEQDIRTSTQPRFHLEIGLMKLVHARRLYLLEEALNSLNDLQSRLGISGAAASGAVPPATPRPAGRSGGPTASGPLRAASREALATAKPAPPRPAPVAEMAPQASFKPAPVEAPPPLPAPPEDFYDGEPALPASNGRDIDDAQAVSQIIAALEARRKMMIVLALEKATVKIDGDFLVVAIAPENARDKTQLDGRDRRQLIEEVSREVMGRRLTLSVSVGGVPEVPTATPRPTATAKPAARQKASKEPAEVDPRVQAITEKFAGTVEIIKPE, from the coding sequence ATGCCAGAATCACAGGTCATCGCCAGGCAGTTCCGCCCGCAGAGTTTTACCGAAGTCGTCGGCCAGGAAGCCATTACGCGCACGTTGAGCAACGCGATCAGCAGCGGGCGGCTGCACCACGCCTACCTGTTCACCGGCGCGCGCGGCGTCGGCAAGACGACGACGGCGCGCATCTTCGCCAAAGCCCTGAACTGCATCAAAGGCGTCACCACCGAGCCGTGCGGCGTTTGCGCCTCCTGTACAGAGATTGCCGCCTCGGCGTCTATGGATGTTTTAGAGATTGACGCCGCTTCGAATACCGGCGTCGAGAATGTTCGCGATGTGATTATCAACACGGTTTCGATCTCGCCGGCGCGCGACCGCTACAAGATTTTCATCATTGACGAAGTTCATATGCTGTCGACGTCGGCCTTCAACGCGCTGCTCAAGACGCTTGAAGAGCCGCCGCCGCATGTCGTCTTCATCATGGCGACGACCGAATTGCAGAAGGTTCCCGAAACCATCCTGTCGCGCTGCCAGGTCTTCGAGTTTCGCACGATCACGCTGAAAAAGATCGGCGAGCAGTTGCGCCAGATCGCCGACCAGCTTGGCGTCAAGATCAGCGACGCGGCGCTTGCGGCCATCGCGCGGGCCGGCGAAGGCTCGATGCGCGACGCCGAATCGGCGCTCGATCAGGTCATCAGCTTTTCGGGCATGACGGTGGCCGACGAAGACGTGTCGGCGGCGCTCGGACTGGTTGACCTCGAAACCCTCAACCGCACGATCCGCGCCATCGGCGAGCAGGATGCCGCCACCATCTTGCGCATCGTTGATGAAGTGGTGACGCGCGGCTACGACCTGCGCACCTTCTGCCGCGAGATGATCGTGCAGTTGCGCGCGCTGCTGGTCATCAAGGTCGCCGGGTTTGACGCCGAGCTTGTGCAGGTGCCCGCAAGCGAAGGCGAGGCGATGGTCAGGCTGGCCGATATGTTTTCTGAGCAGGACATCGTGCGCTTCTTTTCGATCCTGACAAAGACTGAGCAGGATATTCGCACCAGCACTCAGCCGCGCTTTCATCTGGAAATCGGCTTGATGAAACTGGTGCATGCGCGCCGCCTCTACTTGCTTGAAGAGGCGCTCAACAGCTTGAATGACCTGCAATCCCGGTTAGGAATCAGCGGGGCCGCGGCATCCGGTGCTGTGCCACCGGCAACGCCACGCCCTGCCGGTAGAAGCGGCGGGCCGACGGCTTCAGGGCCGTTGCGAGCGGCCTCACGTGAGGCGCTCGCAACCGCAAAGCCTGCGCCGCCGCGCCCCGCGCCTGTCGCCGAAATGGCTCCACAGGCCAGTTTCAAGCCTGCGCCTGTCGAAGCGCCGCCGCCGCTGCCCGCGCCGCCAGAAGATTTTTATGACGGAGAGCCGGCTCTGCCCGCCAGCAATGGACGCGACATAGACGACGCGCAGGCCGTCAGCCAGATCATCGCGGCGCTCGAAGCGCGGCGCAAGATGATGATCGTGCTGGCGCTGGAAAAAGCAACCGTGAAGATAGATGGCGATTTTCTGGTCGTCGCGATTGCGCCCGAAAATGCCAGAGACAAGACGCAGCTCGATGGCAGAGACAGGCGGCAATTGATTGAAGAGGTCAGCCGCGAAGTGATGGGCCGGCGGCTGACGCTTTCGGTCTCGGTCGGCGGCGTGCCCGAGGTTCCGACGGCGACGCCGCGCCCAACGGCGACCGCCAAACCGGCGGCGCGCCAGAAAGCATCGAAGGAGCCGGCAGAAGTTGATCCCCGCGTGCAGGCAATAACGGAGAAGTTTGCCGGCACGGTTGAGATCATTAAACCGGAGTAG
- a CDS encoding class I SAM-dependent methyltransferase produces MFSPANWHRVPGSCNVCGKRVVFSYETESLRRGQLICSKCGSISRYRSIARGLLKAIGELTGVQATSVKALKRARSRRPLTIYDTQVPFKFFQAAYTLPEHLSKVRWVELFTSRYDEFLPSGYLLGPNCSNENIEQLSFPDAFFDVVMTSDVMEHVRLADRAHAEIRRVLKPGGFYIFTVPFLADQYSTRTLIQVRDPLDPLGDIVLRADYHEDGNAPGGRVAVYREYGLDLIYELEALGFTVNLYMTDHPELGIFNTELFYCRVGK; encoded by the coding sequence ATGTTTTCACCAGCCAACTGGCATCGGGTTCCGGGGAGTTGCAACGTCTGCGGCAAGCGCGTGGTCTTCTCCTACGAGACGGAAAGCCTGCGCCGCGGGCAACTCATCTGCTCCAAATGCGGCTCGATTAGCCGCTACCGTTCGATTGCGCGCGGCCTGCTCAAAGCGATTGGCGAACTAACCGGCGTTCAGGCTACGTCGGTCAAGGCCCTGAAACGGGCACGCAGCCGCCGGCCGCTGACGATCTATGACACGCAGGTGCCATTCAAGTTTTTTCAGGCCGCTTACACGCTCCCCGAACACCTGTCGAAAGTCCGCTGGGTCGAGCTTTTTACCTCGCGCTATGACGAGTTCTTACCGTCGGGGTACCTTCTCGGCCCCAATTGCAGCAACGAAAATATCGAACAGCTCAGCTTTCCGGACGCCTTCTTTGATGTAGTGATGACCAGCGACGTTATGGAACACGTTCGCCTGGCCGACCGGGCGCACGCCGAAATCAGAAGAGTCCTGAAGCCCGGCGGCTTCTACATCTTCACCGTGCCTTTCCTGGCCGATCAATATTCGACCCGCACCCTCATTCAAGTCCGCGACCCGCTTGATCCACTCGGTGACATCGTCCTGCGCGCCGACTATCACGAAGATGGCAACGCGCCAGGCGGGCGAGTCGCGGTCTACCGCGAGTATGGCTTGGATCTCATCTACGAGTTGGAAGCGCTCGGGTTTACGGTCAACCTTTACATGACCGACCATCCCGAGCTGGGCATTTTCAATACCGAGTTATTCTACTGCCGGGTGGGGAAATAA
- the tadA gene encoding tRNA adenosine(34) deaminase TadA — MASSDEEFMREGLAEALAASAAGEVPIGAIVVINGEVKGRGHNQVIETSDPTAHAEIIAMRAAALAVGNYRLTGATLYSTIEPCAMCAGALIHARIGRLVYGAPDERAGAVVTHFGICSTDFLNHRVKAEGGILETECREMIQSFFRGKRRATNAERCESG, encoded by the coding sequence ATGGCATCATCAGACGAAGAATTTATGCGCGAAGGCTTGGCCGAAGCCCTGGCGGCAAGCGCGGCGGGCGAGGTGCCCATCGGCGCGATTGTCGTGATCAATGGCGAGGTCAAAGGCCGGGGCCATAATCAGGTCATTGAAACCAGCGACCCGACGGCGCATGCAGAGATTATCGCCATGCGCGCGGCAGCCCTGGCGGTTGGCAATTATCGGCTGACCGGCGCGACGCTCTATTCGACCATTGAGCCTTGCGCCATGTGCGCCGGGGCGTTAATTCACGCGCGTATCGGGCGGCTGGTTTATGGCGCGCCCGACGAGCGCGCCGGCGCGGTCGTGACCCACTTCGGCATTTGCTCGACCGATTTTTTGAATCATCGCGTCAAGGCCGAAGGCGGCATTCTTGAGACCGAATGCCGCGAGATGATACAATCTTTTTTTCGCGGAAAGCGCAGAGCCACTAATGCGGAGAGGTGCGAGAGTGGTTGA